Proteins found in one Salvia splendens isolate huo1 chromosome 10, SspV2, whole genome shotgun sequence genomic segment:
- the LOC121753259 gene encoding ER membrane protein complex subunit 7 homolog: protein MAAHYLTVFLYLILLLLPSAFGISNRNSEGYTINGKVRFPGFSSTGFGLPAKVSNIKIILNGGEKVTFVRPDGYFSFHNVPAGTHLIEVAAIGYFFSPVRVDVSARHPGKVQAALTENRRSLSELVLEPMVEEQYFEIREPFNVLSLLKSPMGLMIGFMVIVMFLMPKLVDPEELKRAQEEMGAQGGVPSLANFLSGAQRTN from the exons ATGGCAGCTCATTACCTTACGGTGTTTCTCTATCTGATCTTACTTCTTCTGCCATCGGCCTTCGGGATCTCTAATAG GAATTCTGAGGGATATACTATTAATGGCAAAGTTCGATTTCCAG GATTTAGTTCAACGGGATTTGGTCTTCCCGCAAAGGTTTCAAATATCAAGATCATACTTAATGGTGGTGAAAAAGTTACCTTTGTGAGACCCGATGGATATTTTTCATT CCATAATGTGCCAGCTGGAACTCATCTTATTGAAGTGGCTGCCATTGGCTATTTCTTCTCTCCT GTCCGGGTTGATGTCAGCGCCAGGCATCCTGGTAAGGTCCAGGCAGCTCTAACTGAGAACAGGAGATCATTGAGTGAGCTTGTATTGGAGCCTATGGTGGAGGAACAGTACTTTGAG ATAAGAGAGCCATTCAATGTACTCTCCCTTTTGAAAAGTCCAATGGGTCTGATGATTGGATTTATGGTTATCGTCATGTTTTTGATGCCCAAACTAGTGG ATCCAGAAGAGTTGAAACGAGCTCAAGAGGAAATGGGAGCCCAAGGCGGTGTTCCATCTCTTGCAAACTTCTTATCTGGAGCACAGAGGACTAACTGA
- the LOC121753127 gene encoding hydroxyproline O-galactosyltransferase HPGT3-like isoform X1 — MESYLPVTNAKAERRSKSKTVQNTSKSSLLMGFLSCLAWLYVAGRLWQDAQNRTLLAGLLKKNSGQRPRVLTMEDKLSVLGCKGLERRIADAEMELTLAKSQGFLKNQLQQSGASSGKKLLAVIGVYTGFGGRLRRNIIRGSWMSRSDVLKNLEERGIVVRFVIGRSPNRGDSLDRGIAEENRANEDILILDHHEEAQEEMPKKVKFFFSAAVQMWDADFYIKVDDNVDLNFDGLTELLRSHRDKESAYIGCMKSGDVVVEEGKTWYEPEWWKFGDQKSYFRHAAGSIFVLSKNLAQYVHINSASLKAYAHDDVSVGSWMMGVNTTYIDESRLCCSYSGQDKFCTLA, encoded by the exons ATGGAGAGCTATTTACCAGTTACAAATGCGAAAGCAGAGAGGCGATCGAAATCGAAGACGGTTCAAAACACCTCCAAATCTTCTCTTTTAATGGGTTTCCTCTCTTGCCTTGCGTGGCTCTACGTTGCTGGCCG GTTGTGGCAAGATGCACAGAACCGAACTCTGCTTGCTGGTTTATTGAAGAAGAATTCTGGTCAG CGGCCAAGGGTGCTTACCATGGAAGACAAACTGTCGGTCCTTGGGTGCAA GGGGTTGGAGAGGAGGATAGCCGATGCTGAGATGGAATTAACATTAGCAAAGAGCCAAGGTTTTTTAAAGAACCAGCTGCAGCAAAGTGGAGCTTCTTCTGGTAAAAAGTTACTTGCTGTTATTGGAGTTTATACTGGTTTTGGTGGTCGATTGCGCCGCAACATCATCAGGGGGTCTTGGATGTCACGGT CTGATGTTTTAAAAAATCTGGAAGAAAGAGGAATCGTCGTGCGATTTGTGATCGGAAGGAG CCCTAATCGCGGTGATAGCTTGGACCGTGGTATTGCAGAGGAAAATCGTGCAAATGAAGACATTCTGATACTT GATCATCATGAGGAGGCCCAGGAGGAAATGCCCAAAAAAGTGAAATTCTTCTTCAGCGCGGCCGTCCAGATGTGGGATGCAGACTTTTACATAAAAGTTGACGACAATGTTGATTTGAATTTTG ATGGCCTTACTGAGCTTCTCCGAAGCCATCGTGATAAAGAAAGTGCTTATATCGGCTGCATGAAGTCTGGAGATGTAGTAGTCGAAGA GGGAAAAACATGGTACGAACCAGAATGGTGGAAGTTTGGTGATCAGAAATC ATACTTCCGCCACGCAGCTGGTTCTATCTTTGTACTCTCAAAAAATTTGGCGCAGTACGTGCATATAAACAG TGCATCATTGAAGGCGTATGCTCATGACGATGTTTCTGTGGGGTCGTGGATGATGGGTGTTAACACGACATACATAGATGAAAGCCGTCTGTGCTGTAGTTACTCAGGGCAAg ACAAGTTTTGCACCTTGGCTTGA
- the LOC121753127 gene encoding hydroxyproline O-galactosyltransferase HPGT3-like isoform X2 encodes MEDKLSVLGCKGLERRIADAEMELTLAKSQGFLKNQLQQSGASSGKKLLAVIGVYTGFGGRLRRNIIRGSWMSRSDVLKNLEERGIVVRFVIGRSPNRGDSLDRGIAEENRANEDILILDHHEEAQEEMPKKVKFFFSAAVQMWDADFYIKVDDNVDLNFDGLTELLRSHRDKESAYIGCMKSGDVVVEEGKTWYEPEWWKFGDQKSYFRHAAGSIFVLSKNLAQYVHINSASLKAYAHDDVSVGSWMMGVNTTYIDESRLCCSYSGQDKFCTLA; translated from the exons ATGGAAGACAAACTGTCGGTCCTTGGGTGCAA GGGGTTGGAGAGGAGGATAGCCGATGCTGAGATGGAATTAACATTAGCAAAGAGCCAAGGTTTTTTAAAGAACCAGCTGCAGCAAAGTGGAGCTTCTTCTGGTAAAAAGTTACTTGCTGTTATTGGAGTTTATACTGGTTTTGGTGGTCGATTGCGCCGCAACATCATCAGGGGGTCTTGGATGTCACGGT CTGATGTTTTAAAAAATCTGGAAGAAAGAGGAATCGTCGTGCGATTTGTGATCGGAAGGAG CCCTAATCGCGGTGATAGCTTGGACCGTGGTATTGCAGAGGAAAATCGTGCAAATGAAGACATTCTGATACTT GATCATCATGAGGAGGCCCAGGAGGAAATGCCCAAAAAAGTGAAATTCTTCTTCAGCGCGGCCGTCCAGATGTGGGATGCAGACTTTTACATAAAAGTTGACGACAATGTTGATTTGAATTTTG ATGGCCTTACTGAGCTTCTCCGAAGCCATCGTGATAAAGAAAGTGCTTATATCGGCTGCATGAAGTCTGGAGATGTAGTAGTCGAAGA GGGAAAAACATGGTACGAACCAGAATGGTGGAAGTTTGGTGATCAGAAATC ATACTTCCGCCACGCAGCTGGTTCTATCTTTGTACTCTCAAAAAATTTGGCGCAGTACGTGCATATAAACAG TGCATCATTGAAGGCGTATGCTCATGACGATGTTTCTGTGGGGTCGTGGATGATGGGTGTTAACACGACATACATAGATGAAAGCCGTCTGTGCTGTAGTTACTCAGGGCAAg ACAAGTTTTGCACCTTGGCTTGA
- the LOC121752994 gene encoding heparanase-like protein 3 → MASAMRILGLTLWWLYIASQGATMAVSQSANGTVHIDGSSPVGVTDEDFICATMDWWPPTKCDYGTCSWGTASLLNLDLSNKILLNTIKAFSPLKIRLGGTLQDKLRYQTSDDTIPCTQFIKNSSEMFGFGPGCLPLSRWDELNAFFAKAGAKVIFGLNALTGRTIGPGGVCTGAWDPTNAESLMRHTVNSGYTIHGWELGNELSGNGIGASVAADQYAADVITLGKKVQEIYKGFDTKPLVLGPGGFFDGTWFSRFVKGAAGSLQVVTHHIYNLGPGVDEHLIEKILDPSYLDGEAQTFKDLRSIVKSSASGAVAWVGEAGGAYNSGRNLVTNAFVFSFWYLDQLGMSAAYDSKTYCRQSFVGGNYGLIDTNTYVPNPDYYSALLWHRLMGRRVVSTSFNETGKMRAYAHCSKNRNGITLLLINLDNTTTVQVGVSVEKLTLEQAVQLTRKTQFSGGYREEGETGNEMSREEYHLTAKDGDLHSRTMLLNGEILQLNSSGQIPLLNPRRVDVLQPITVAPYSILFAQIPISLPACK, encoded by the exons ATGGCTTCTGCAATGAGGATTCTTGGGCTAACACTGTGGTGGCTCTACATAGCCAGCCAAGGAGCAACGATGGCCGTCTCTCAAAGCGCCAACGGAACAGTGCATATCGATGGATCGTCTCCCGTTGGAGTCACGGACGAAGACTTCATCTGTGCCACAATGGACTGGTGGCCGCCTACGAAATGCGACTACGGCACCTGCAGCTGGGGAACTGCTTCCCTTCTCAATCTG GATTTGAGCAACAAGATTCTGCTGAATACTATCAAAG CCTTTTCTCCTCTGAAAATCAGACTTGGAGGAACTCTACAAGACAAACTCAGATACCAAACATCAGATGATACTATTCCATGCACTCAGTTCATCAAGAATAGCTCCGAGATGTTCGGATTCGGTCCCGGCTGCTTGCCCCTATCGCGATGGGACGAGCTCAACGCCTTCTTCGCAAAAGCAGG AGCTAAGGTTATATTCGGCTTGAATGCGCTGACTGGCCGGACTATTGGACCCGGTGGAGTGTGCACGGGAGCTTGGGACCCCACCAATGCAGAGTCTCTAATGAGACACACTGTCAACAGTGGTTACACCATCCATGGATGGGAGCTCG GAAACGAACTGAGTGGAAACGGCATTGGAGCAAGCGTTGCAGCCGATCAATACGCAGCTGATGTGATCACACTAGGCAAGAAAGTGCAGGAGATCTACAAGGGCTTCGACACCAAGCCCTTGGTTCTTGGGCCGGGCGGCTTCTTTGACGGAACGTGGTTCTCAAGATTTGTCAAGGGAGCGGCCGGATCACTTCAAGTTGTCACGCATCACATTTACAATCTCGGGCCAG GAGTGGACGAGCATTTGATTGAAAAGATACTCGACCCTTCATATCTTGATGGCGAAGCACAGACTTTTAAGGATCTCCGGAGCATCGTGAAGAGCTCGGCAAGTGGAGCTGTTGCTTGGGTTGGTGAAGCTGGAGGGGCTTATAACAGTGGCAGAAATCTCGTGACAAATGCATTTGTGTTTAGTTTCTG GTATCTGGATCAGCTAGGGATGTCTGCTGCCTATGATTCCAAAACATACTGCAGACAGTCATTCGTTGGCGGGAACTACGGTCTGATCGATACGAACACTTACGTCCCTAACCCCGATTACTACAG TGCACTTCTTTGGCATCGTCTCATGGGAAGACGGGTCGTGTCGACAAGCTTCAACGAGACGGGCAAGATGCGCGCGTACGCTCATTGTTCCAAGAACAGG AATGGAATCACACTGCTACTGATCAATCTGGACAACACCACTACAGTTCAAGTTGGGGTTTCAGTCGAGAAACTGACGCTTGAGCAGGCTGTTCAACTAACACGCAAGACACAATTCTCGGGTGGATACAGAGAAGAGGGAGAGACCGGAAATGAGATGTCGAGAGAAGAATACCATCTAACTGCAAAAGATGGAGATTTGCATAGCAGAACAATGCTTCTAAATGGGGAAATACTGCAACTAAATTCTTCAGGCCAAATACCTCTATTAAACCCGAGAAGAGTAGACGTTTTACAACCGATAACTGTCGCTCCCTACTCTATACTATTTGCTCAGATACCTATCAGCCTCCCCGCCTGCAAATAA